A section of the Citrus sinensis cultivar Valencia sweet orange chromosome 8, DVS_A1.0, whole genome shotgun sequence genome encodes:
- the LOC102626925 gene encoding mavicyanin-like, translating to MAIVSRVSFGAVYKVGDDAGWSIPNAQSVNYNAWAEAIDFHVGDILSFEYNSLFHSVLEVSRDAYESCNTQSPMKSYTTGKDSITLESSDPRYFICGAPGHCQMGMKLEIRTNGAGNSPNVPTRPMLQLSPYSSPGWNPWLESSAWQLPLATKLVIAVAALAIFSIGFIY from the exons ATGGCCATTGTTTCCAGGGTTTCTTTTGGTGCTGTTTACAAAGTCGGTGATGATGCTGGTTGGTCTATTCCAAATGCGCAGAGTGTTAATTACAATGCTTGGGCTGAGGCTATAGACTTCCATGTTGGCGACATTCTTT CATTCGAGTACAACTCCTTATTTCACAGTGTGTTGGAAGTGAGCCGCGACGCTTACGAGTCCTGCAACACACAATCTCCGATGAAATCATACACAACTGGCAAGGACTCGATTACGTTAGAATCATCAGATCCTCGCTACTTCATTTGTGGAGCACCAGGGCACTGCCAAATGGGAATGAAACTTGAAATTAGAACAAATGGTGCCGGCAATTCGCCTAACGTTCCAACAAGGCCAATGCTGCAGTTGTCACCGTATTCATCTCCTGGCTGGAACCCATGGCTCGAATCTTCCGCTTGGCAGCTTCCGCTTGCGACAAAGCTTGTGATAGCTGTGGCTGCTCTTGCAATTTTTTCTATTGGTTTCATTTATTAG
- the LOC102627197 gene encoding F-box/kelch-repeat protein At3g06240 — translation MSDYVPEEVVAQILFRLPAKSVSEFRCVCKSWCALINDPTFISNYTHFAIKDITSNSQVILRHYDRVNSQERFTLHHDGISFSPIKELDLPFENKPDSFNVIGICYGLVCLLDYHQKGLSKSVIVWNPSLESCVRIMFKFTAANFESVHGFGFDPKSVDYKVVRIVVRDHFIIGVRDAPRPVVQVFALKVGSWRNVTTGDTSLCRITVKTPQAYVNGTLHWVGYDTESHHVAQGIQRRLVLLAFDLREEVFKELNVPDELKTDELAYGREQKLFIGALDQKLALMHYYTQWYNSPSYDGCCIWMMKEYGLGESWTKQFKIDLRLGLGKMAGLRRNGEMLLVTRYNEELVSFNTVNRKMQKLGIYGETWSFFLDTYMESLVLMQRINGVLKMPTPPFNSTSSSKAHRGETSGV, via the coding sequence ATGTCAGATTACGTACCTGAGGAAGTTGTTGCTCAGATCCTCTTCAGACTGCCAGCAAAATCGGTTTCAGAGTTCAGATGCGTCTGCAAATCATGGTGCGCTCTAATCAACGACCCAACGTTCATTTCTAACTATACTCATTTCGCCATAAAGGACATCACCAGCAATTCTCAGGTAATTTTGAGGCACTATGATAGGGTTAACTCCCAAGAAAGATTCACATTACACCATGATGGTATTTCATTTAGTCCGATCAAGGAACTTGATTTACCATTCGAAAACAAGCCTGACTCTTTTAATGTAATTGGTATATGCTATGGTTTAGTGTGTCTTCTTGACTATCACCAAAAAGGTTTGTCGAAATCCGTGATTGTATGGAACCCTTCTCTAGAATCTTGTGTTAGAATAATGTTTAAGTTCACTGCGGCTAATTTTGAATCTGTCCACGGATTCGGATTTGATCCCAAGAGTGTTGATTACAAAGTCGTGAGGATTGTGGTTCGCGACCATTTTATAATTGGTGTGAGGGACGCTCCAAGGCCAGTTGTTCAAGTTTTTGCTCTGAAGGTGGGAAGTTGGAGGAACGTTACTACGGGGGATACGAGTCTTTGTAGAATCACTGTAAAAACTCCACAAGCTTATGTGAATGGGACGCTTCATTGGGTTGGATACGATACAGAAAGTCATCATGTGGCTCAGGGAATCCAACGCAGATTGGTCTTGCTTGCGTTTGACTTGAGAGAAGAGGTGTTTAAGGAATTGAACGTGCCAGATGAACTGAAGACAGACGAATTAGCTTATGGGAGAGaacaaaaattgtttattgggGCACTTGATCAAAAGCTTGCTTTAATGCATTATTATACGCAGTGGTACAATAGCCCGTCCTATGACGGCTGTTGCATTTGGATGATGAAGGAGTATGGATTAGGAGAGTCCTGGACGAAGCAGTTCAAAATTGATCTAAGGTTAGGCCTAGGGAAGATGGCGGGGCTGAGAAGAAATGGAGAAATGCTACTGGTTACAAGATATAACGAGGAGTTGGTTTCTTTTAATACTGTGAACCGGAAGATGCAGAAGCTTGGAATTTATGGTGAGACATGGTCTTTTTTCTTGGATACTTACATGGAGAGTCTAGTTTTGATGCAAAGAATAAATGGGGTTTTGAAGATGCCTACGCCGCCTTTCAATTCAACTTCTTCCTCAAAGGCACATCGTGGCGAGACAAGTGGAGTTTAG